A genome region from Labilibaculum antarcticum includes the following:
- a CDS encoding rhodanese-like domain-containing protein — protein MKMRLIIASVLIPLGIIIAAVPENKTKQFRLTAGELLNEVREGTQFISTDQIADMLVQKDPSLQLIDVRTQDEYEKYSLPGSVNVPLSDLLSEEWKDFLDQGVKMNVFYSNGNLKANEAWMLTRQLGFKNNYVLQGGLNYWAETIMNPTAPKSVLADDEIAKYDFRKGASMALGGGSSVVSSSNETKSVKPPIVRKKKKKRVAGGC, from the coding sequence ATGAAAATGAGATTGATAATAGCTTCAGTTTTGATTCCTTTAGGAATTATTATAGCTGCAGTGCCAGAAAATAAGACCAAACAGTTTCGTTTAACTGCTGGTGAATTGCTAAACGAGGTACGTGAAGGAACTCAATTTATAAGCACCGATCAAATCGCTGATATGTTGGTGCAAAAAGATCCAAGTCTTCAATTAATTGATGTTCGTACTCAGGATGAATATGAAAAATATAGTCTTCCGGGATCTGTCAATGTCCCTCTTTCCGATCTTCTTTCTGAAGAATGGAAAGATTTTCTCGATCAAGGAGTAAAAATGAATGTATTTTATTCCAATGGAAATCTTAAGGCAAACGAAGCCTGGATGCTTACTCGTCAGTTGGGCTTTAAGAACAATTACGTTCTTCAGGGTGGTTTAAATTACTGGGCCGAAACTATTATGAATCCAACAGCTCCAAAATCGGTTCTTGCTGATGATGAAATCGCAAAATACGATTTCAGAAAAGGGGCAAGTATGGCTCTTGGAGGAGGGAGTTCTGTAGTGTCGAGTAGTAATGAAACCAAGTCTGTTAAACCACCTATCGTGAGAAAGAAAAAGAAGAAAAGAGTCGCTGGAGGATGCTAA
- a CDS encoding o-succinylbenzoate synthase gives MLKADYQYYPLIFKQASGTSRGVLTQKDSWFIRIWDDKNPNVIGIGECSIIKGLSSDDREGYEDKIKEICESIDDYWYYLEDGLIEWPSIYFGLETAFLDFQSKGSKVLFPSDFTAGKAQIAINGLVWMGDSGFMKEQIQQKLEDGFDCLKLKIGAINFDEEIKLLQAIRKDFGSDKIELRVDANGAFLPANALGKLKILSEFQIHSIEQPIKAGQWNDMADLCLSSPLPIALDEELIGVSDLSLKNELLNTIKPQYIILKPSLLGGIKGSKEWIDLAEERKIPWWITSALESNVGLNAIAQWTYTLNNPMPQGLGTGQIYSNNIVSPLYMSKGFLAYDTSAKWEI, from the coding sequence ATGCTTAAAGCAGATTATCAATATTATCCTCTGATTTTTAAACAAGCGAGCGGAACCTCTCGGGGTGTTTTAACTCAAAAAGATTCATGGTTCATTCGAATTTGGGATGATAAAAATCCAAATGTGATTGGCATAGGTGAATGTTCCATCATTAAAGGATTGAGTTCTGATGACAGGGAAGGTTATGAGGATAAAATCAAAGAAATTTGCGAGAGTATTGATGACTATTGGTATTATTTGGAGGATGGATTAATAGAATGGCCTTCAATATATTTTGGATTGGAAACGGCATTTTTAGATTTTCAGTCGAAAGGAAGTAAAGTGCTTTTCCCTTCTGATTTTACAGCAGGAAAAGCACAAATTGCAATTAATGGGCTTGTTTGGATGGGTGATTCGGGTTTTATGAAAGAACAGATTCAGCAAAAACTAGAAGATGGATTTGATTGTTTAAAGCTTAAGATTGGAGCTATCAATTTTGATGAGGAAATTAAACTTTTACAGGCCATCCGTAAAGATTTTGGATCCGATAAAATAGAATTGCGTGTTGATGCCAATGGCGCATTTTTACCCGCAAATGCTTTGGGTAAGTTGAAGATCTTATCCGAATTTCAAATTCATTCTATCGAGCAACCAATAAAAGCCGGACAATGGAATGATATGGCAGATTTGTGTTTGTCTAGTCCACTGCCTATCGCTTTGGATGAGGAATTGATTGGAGTGTCTGATTTAAGTTTGAAGAATGAACTTTTAAATACAATTAAGCCTCAATACATTATTCTGAAACCAAGTTTATTGGGTGGAATAAAAGGAAGCAAAGAATGGATTGATTTGGCTGAAGAACGAAAAATACCTTGGTGGATAACTTCGGCATTAGAATCTAATGTAGGACTGAATGCCATCGCGCAATGGACTTACACTCTTAATAATCCAATGCCACAAGGCCTGGGCACCGGACAAATCTATAGCAATAACATAGTGTCGCCTCTCTATATGAGTAAAGGCTTTTTAGCCTACGATACTTCGGCAAAATGGGAGATTTAA
- a CDS encoding AMP-binding protein, translating to MIETDMRELTINGKLYSEEELPKHCASQLSISDFQWERDVYSFILEWLDSKETIVAHTSGSTGEPKLMDLSKGRMINSAQLTGEYFKFEKGQTALLCLSTNFIAGKMMVVRAFLWQLNLILVDPNGHPLNNLKDKIDFAAMVPLQVINCLKDGVDFGLIANLLIGGGAVDANLEDQLQELPTKCFSSYGMTETVSHVAIKPLNGNSKSEYYQGLGNVTFSLDKRACLQITAPQIISKVICTNDVVELVDEKHFVWLGRYDNVVNSGGVKLFPEKIEEKLRDVISDPFFITGIRDELLGQKLVLIIEKDNQSSEYVSNLLAKIKGLLGKYEQARAIIFIQEFKRTPNGKLQREATASMLK from the coding sequence TTGATAGAAACAGATATGCGGGAACTCACTATAAATGGTAAATTATATTCGGAAGAAGAATTGCCTAAACACTGTGCCAGTCAATTGTCGATAAGTGATTTTCAATGGGAGCGCGATGTTTATTCTTTTATATTGGAATGGTTGGATTCAAAAGAAACCATTGTTGCTCATACTTCCGGATCAACAGGAGAACCTAAATTGATGGATTTATCGAAGGGGCGCATGATAAATTCGGCTCAATTAACAGGCGAATATTTTAAATTTGAAAAAGGACAGACTGCTTTGCTCTGTTTATCCACAAATTTTATAGCAGGTAAGATGATGGTTGTTCGTGCCTTTCTGTGGCAGTTAAACTTGATTCTTGTGGATCCAAACGGACACCCATTGAATAATTTGAAGGATAAAATTGATTTTGCAGCTATGGTTCCACTTCAAGTGATTAATTGTTTAAAAGATGGGGTTGACTTTGGCTTAATCGCTAATCTTTTAATAGGAGGAGGTGCAGTAGATGCTAATTTGGAAGATCAGTTACAAGAATTGCCCACCAAATGTTTCTCAAGTTATGGAATGACTGAAACCGTTTCTCATGTTGCCATTAAACCTTTAAATGGAAATAGTAAATCGGAGTATTACCAAGGATTGGGGAATGTTACTTTTTCTCTTGATAAGCGAGCTTGTTTACAGATTACTGCGCCACAAATTATTTCAAAAGTAATTTGCACGAATGATGTAGTGGAACTTGTTGATGAAAAGCACTTTGTCTGGCTTGGGCGATATGATAATGTTGTGAATTCAGGAGGGGTTAAGTTGTTCCCCGAGAAAATAGAGGAAAAGCTTAGAGATGTTATTTCTGACCCTTTTTTCATCACCGGGATTAGGGATGAATTGCTTGGACAAAAGCTAGTGCTGATTATTGAAAAGGACAATCAATCCTCCGAATATGTATCCAATTTATTGGCAAAAATAAAAGGCTTGCTCGGAAAATACGAACAAGCCCGAGCTATTATTTTTATTCAAGAATTTAAACGAACTCCAAATGGCAAACTTCAGCGTGAAGCAACAGCGTCTATGCTTAAATGA
- a CDS encoding YeeE/YedE thiosulfate transporter family protein, which produces MGPLIVNEIISPDTNLLIALLIGIGFGFVLESSGFSSSRKLAGMFYGYDTTVLKVFFTAAITAMVGMLFFSLFGWMDLSYIYINPTYLTSAIVGGTIMGVGFIVGGFCPGTAFCALSIGKLDALAFVGGLVLGIIIFTEGYPLWEDMYKADFLGAPTMNEILDIPRGVFALGMILVAFAMFWVGEWAEKKFPREEY; this is translated from the coding sequence ATGGGACCATTAATAGTTAACGAAATAATTTCACCGGATACCAATTTATTAATTGCATTATTAATTGGAATTGGATTTGGTTTTGTGTTGGAATCCAGCGGATTCTCATCGAGTCGTAAGTTAGCAGGAATGTTTTATGGCTACGATACAACTGTATTAAAAGTGTTTTTTACCGCCGCTATTACAGCAATGGTTGGTATGTTGTTTTTTAGCCTTTTTGGTTGGATGGATTTGAGTTATATCTATATTAATCCTACCTATTTAACTTCAGCTATAGTTGGAGGCACAATAATGGGAGTTGGTTTTATTGTTGGAGGATTTTGTCCAGGAACAGCATTTTGTGCCTTATCGATTGGAAAATTAGATGCACTTGCATTTGTAGGTGGATTAGTCTTGGGTATCATCATTTTTACAGAAGGATATCCTTTATGGGAAGATATGTACAAAGCTGATTTTCTTGGAGCACCAACCATGAATGAAATACTAGATATCCCTAGAGGTGTGTTCGCACTTGGAATGATACTAGTTGCTTTCGCAATGTTTTGGGTAGGGGAATGGGCTGAAAAGAAATTTCCTCGTGAAGAATATTAA
- a CDS encoding 4Fe-4S dicluster domain-containing protein, with translation MRYAMAIDTKKCVGCSDCVVACQTENDVPIGHCRDWVVEVMDGTYPELEMELRSERCNHCENSPCVRCCPTGASHYSDGGIVLVTKNECIGCSACITSCPYDARYVHPDGYVDKCTFCLHRVKKGMQPACVAVCPTKCMYFGDLDDPRSEVSEVLKKRKYKTLIPEAGTKPQLYFLI, from the coding sequence ATGAGATATGCAATGGCGATTGATACAAAAAAGTGTGTAGGTTGCAGCGACTGTGTAGTAGCTTGCCAAACCGAAAACGATGTTCCTATTGGACACTGCCGCGATTGGGTCGTGGAAGTAATGGATGGAACCTACCCTGAGCTGGAAATGGAATTGCGGTCTGAACGATGTAATCATTGTGAAAATTCACCTTGTGTACGTTGTTGTCCGACTGGTGCAAGCCATTATTCCGATGGTGGAATTGTTCTGGTAACAAAAAATGAATGTATAGGCTGTAGTGCTTGTATCACATCATGTCCTTATGATGCCAGATATGTTCATCCCGATGGATATGTAGATAAATGTACATTTTGTTTGCACAGAGTGAAAAAAGGAATGCAACCTGCTTGTGTGGCAGTATGTCCTACCAAATGCATGTATTTTGGAGACTTAGACGATCCAAGAAGTGAGGTTTCAGAAGTGTTGAAAAAACGAAAGTACAAGACTTTAATTCCTGAAGCCGGAACAAAACCTCAATTGTATTTCCTAATCTGA
- a CDS encoding molybdenum cofactor guanylyltransferase produces the protein MIENKQIVGIVLSGGKSSRMGTEKGLVKWKGKSLIEYSVDCLRNTCKNIVVSSNKDCYDYLSLPVVADEIKDCGPIGGIYSCMKAVKADYYLVLACDVPNVPFQLFNDLLLNIGNADAIFPTDKGERGQPLISVYKASCFKVIEEELLKGNYKMMKLLGLLTTKTFSVSEELTYFNPKMLSNANSLHDINFL, from the coding sequence ATGATAGAAAACAAACAAATAGTAGGTATTGTTTTGTCTGGAGGGAAAAGCTCTCGCATGGGCACAGAGAAGGGGCTGGTAAAATGGAAAGGAAAGTCTTTGATTGAGTATTCTGTTGACTGTTTGCGAAATACTTGCAAAAATATTGTTGTGAGTTCTAATAAAGATTGTTACGACTACCTTAGTTTGCCTGTTGTAGCTGATGAGATTAAAGATTGTGGCCCTATTGGAGGGATTTATTCTTGTATGAAAGCGGTAAAGGCAGATTATTATCTTGTTTTAGCTTGTGATGTGCCTAATGTTCCTTTTCAGTTATTTAACGATTTACTTTTAAATATTGGAAATGCAGACGCAATTTTCCCTACTGATAAAGGAGAGAGAGGACAACCTTTGATCTCTGTTTATAAAGCATCATGTTTTAAAGTGATAGAAGAGGAATTATTAAAAGGGAATTATAAGATGATGAAGCTTCTAGGTTTACTAACTACTAAAACATTTTCTGTAAGCGAGGAATTGACTTATTTCAATCCCAAAATGTTATCCAATGCTAATTCTCTCCATGATATAAATTTTTTATAA
- a CDS encoding molybdopterin-containing oxidoreductase family protein, which translates to MKSRRQFLKISSLSAAGLVFGGGLLETFADNLLKSNQSYFKGPYDFTRTPTYCEVCFWKCAGWVHKDENGRIKKIIGNDDDPNCNGRFCPRGTGGVGMYFDEDRLKTPLIRTDERGKQSFREATWDEAFDYIAAKMNKIKEEHGPECTALFTHGSGGKYFGNLLKGFGSNNIAAPSYAQCRGPREVAFIATFGQGINSPENTDIRDTKCLVLIGSHLGENMHNGQVQEMSDAIDKGTTIITVDPRFSTVASKSKYWLPIKPSTDMALLLSWMNVIISEGLYDKEYIEKYAFGFEELKAHVQSFTPEWAYGITTIKPQQIRDTAREMAHAAPAVIVHPGRHVTWYGDDTQRLRAVAILNALLGSWGRRGGFYNPAKASVPHFHLPDFPTPNKDWRAAMGGKYKLADLALASGVCEATIPSPEMSCSIKGWIVNGTNLINTLPDQKKTIAAIQALDLLVVVDTMPMEITGYADVVLPECTYLERYDSLRISQGRVPSIALRMPAVDPLYNTKPAFWMARELAKKLDLLQYFPFETIEEEIDWELKQVGSSLEEMQRIGVKLMDREVDDLYFGEDEDVEFYTNTGKIELYSTALEGEGFDPMPVFTQHPEPSEGFYRLIYGRAPMHTFSRTANNPNLTDLMDENTVWVNPKVAKEWGLKNDQYVYLENQDGVISDFKIKVRVTERIRWDSVYMVHGFGHADKRLTRAFGKGVSDTQMITNVMLDPIMGGTGMRGNFVTFRFDNKKTEV; encoded by the coding sequence ATGAAAAGCAGAAGACAGTTTTTGAAAATTAGTTCCTTAAGTGCAGCCGGATTGGTTTTTGGAGGAGGTTTATTGGAAACGTTTGCCGATAATCTATTGAAAAGCAATCAGTCTTATTTTAAAGGACCTTACGATTTTACCCGCACTCCGACTTATTGTGAAGTGTGTTTTTGGAAGTGTGCCGGATGGGTTCATAAGGATGAAAATGGTAGAATTAAGAAAATAATCGGAAACGATGACGACCCAAATTGTAACGGTAGGTTTTGTCCTAGAGGTACTGGAGGAGTTGGAATGTATTTCGATGAGGATCGTTTGAAAACTCCTTTAATTAGGACCGATGAAAGAGGAAAGCAATCTTTTAGGGAAGCCACCTGGGATGAAGCATTCGATTACATTGCCGCTAAAATGAACAAAATTAAAGAGGAACATGGTCCTGAATGTACGGCTTTGTTCACTCATGGTTCAGGAGGGAAATATTTTGGTAATCTACTAAAAGGTTTTGGTTCTAATAATATAGCTGCACCATCCTATGCACAATGTCGTGGTCCTCGTGAAGTCGCTTTTATAGCGACTTTTGGACAAGGGATAAACTCTCCTGAAAATACTGATATTCGTGATACAAAATGTTTGGTTTTAATCGGATCGCACCTGGGTGAAAACATGCACAATGGGCAGGTTCAGGAAATGTCTGATGCGATTGATAAAGGGACTACTATTATAACTGTTGATCCTCGTTTTTCAACTGTTGCAAGTAAATCAAAATATTGGTTGCCAATTAAACCATCTACCGATATGGCACTTCTGCTTTCGTGGATGAATGTGATAATAAGCGAAGGTTTATATGACAAAGAATACATCGAAAAGTATGCTTTTGGTTTTGAGGAGCTCAAAGCTCATGTTCAATCCTTTACTCCAGAGTGGGCCTATGGAATTACTACAATAAAGCCTCAGCAAATACGCGATACTGCTCGCGAAATGGCACATGCTGCTCCTGCAGTAATTGTTCATCCAGGGCGGCACGTAACATGGTATGGCGACGACACACAAAGATTGCGTGCAGTTGCTATTTTGAATGCTCTATTAGGAAGTTGGGGACGAAGAGGTGGATTTTATAATCCAGCGAAAGCTTCGGTACCTCATTTTCATTTACCTGATTTTCCAACGCCAAATAAGGACTGGCGAGCTGCCATGGGAGGAAAATACAAGCTTGCTGATTTAGCACTCGCTTCCGGTGTATGTGAGGCAACGATACCAAGTCCGGAAATGAGTTGTTCTATTAAAGGATGGATTGTAAATGGAACCAATCTGATTAATACTTTGCCGGATCAGAAAAAAACGATTGCTGCTATTCAAGCACTTGATTTGCTCGTGGTAGTTGACACGATGCCAATGGAGATCACTGGATATGCTGATGTGGTTCTTCCAGAGTGTACTTATTTGGAAAGATATGATTCTTTGCGGATATCGCAGGGTAGAGTCCCAAGTATTGCTCTAAGAATGCCCGCGGTTGATCCTTTGTACAATACGAAGCCAGCCTTTTGGATGGCTCGTGAATTAGCCAAAAAACTTGATTTACTTCAATATTTCCCATTTGAAACTATCGAAGAGGAAATTGATTGGGAATTGAAACAAGTCGGTTCTTCATTGGAAGAAATGCAACGCATAGGTGTTAAACTTATGGATCGTGAAGTTGATGACTTGTATTTTGGTGAAGATGAGGATGTAGAATTCTATACAAATACAGGGAAAATAGAATTGTACTCAACAGCCTTAGAGGGAGAAGGATTCGACCCAATGCCTGTATTTACTCAACATCCTGAACCAAGCGAAGGATTTTATCGATTAATATATGGTCGCGCCCCAATGCATACTTTTAGCCGGACTGCCAATAATCCAAATCTTACCGATTTAATGGACGAAAACACAGTATGGGTGAATCCGAAAGTGGCAAAAGAATGGGGTTTGAAAAACGATCAGTACGTATATTTAGAAAATCAGGATGGAGTAATTTCAGACTTTAAAATAAAAGTACGAGTAACGGAACGTATCCGTTGGGATTCTGTTTATATGGTTCATGGCTTTGGACATGCAGATAAACGTTTGACAAGAGCTTTTGGGAAAGGCGTAAGCGATACTCAGATGATTACTAATGTAATGCTCGATCCTATAATGGGAGGAACAGGAATGCGTGGCAATTTTGTGACGTTTCGATTTGATAACAAAAAAACGGAGGTGTAA
- the nrfD gene encoding NrfD/PsrC family molybdoenzyme membrane anchor subunit, which translates to MREEIIVSGRNNPLIDPQLHVWHWEIPTYLFLGGLAAGLMFFAALYYLRGKENDYRTAVKLAPMIAPIALALGLVALFLDLHHKLYFWRLYTTIRLESPMSWGAWTLMVVTPVSIIWSALHIKELFPNWDWKFDFAKELIDFFQKKKKVLAWIMLISSAILGIYTGILFSAFNARPLWNTSIMGPLFLASGLSAGAAVVIWMSKDHAERKRFAQLDLMIIGIELFLIIHMFMGFLASTQVQIDAVNLFLGGPYTAQFWGFVVILGMIVPAILEGLELKGYKIPVAIPVVLVLFGSIMLRFIISNAGQASRWLY; encoded by the coding sequence ATGAGAGAAGAAATAATTGTAAGTGGAAGAAATAACCCACTCATCGATCCTCAGTTACACGTTTGGCACTGGGAAATACCAACTTATTTGTTTTTGGGTGGTTTGGCTGCAGGCTTGATGTTTTTTGCGGCTTTGTATTACCTAAGAGGGAAAGAAAATGATTATCGGACAGCGGTGAAACTTGCGCCAATGATTGCTCCAATTGCTTTAGCTTTAGGACTTGTCGCTTTGTTTTTGGACTTACATCACAAACTTTATTTTTGGAGATTATATACCACGATAAGATTAGAATCACCAATGTCTTGGGGAGCGTGGACTTTAATGGTTGTTACTCCTGTTTCTATAATCTGGAGTGCACTTCATATAAAGGAGCTCTTTCCAAATTGGGATTGGAAGTTTGATTTTGCAAAAGAACTCATTGATTTTTTTCAGAAAAAGAAGAAAGTTTTGGCTTGGATCATGTTGATTTCATCAGCGATTCTGGGAATTTATACCGGAATTTTATTTTCTGCATTTAATGCAAGACCATTATGGAATACTTCTATCATGGGGCCTTTATTTTTAGCTTCGGGTTTGTCAGCAGGGGCGGCAGTTGTAATTTGGATGTCTAAAGATCATGCAGAACGAAAGCGGTTTGCTCAACTTGACCTGATGATAATTGGAATTGAACTATTTTTAATTATTCACATGTTTATGGGGTTTTTAGCAAGCACTCAAGTTCAAATTGATGCTGTAAATCTGTTTCTAGGGGGGCCTTATACTGCTCAATTCTGGGGATTTGTTGTCATTTTAGGTATGATCGTTCCTGCAATTTTGGAAGGTCTTGAATTGAAAGGTTATAAAATACCAGTTGCTATTCCAGTGGTATTGGTTTTGTTTGGAAGCATAATGTTACGTTTCATCATCTCGAATGCAGGACAGGCAAGTAGATGGCTTTATTAA
- the msrA gene encoding peptide-methionine (S)-S-oxide reductase MsrA has protein sequence MKKSICIVFVLISGLLFGNTTMREMKQNKELQTITLGAGCFWCVEAIFQELKGVDKVVSGYMGGKEESTYEQVCSGQTGHAEVCQISYDPTVISFKELLEVFWQVHDPTTLNRQGADVGSQYRSVVFYNNDEQKNIAETLKKRLNESGAWDNPVITEVSPSSIFYPAENYHQDYFNNNSNQPYCSFVIKPKQEKFKKAFKDKLKQE, from the coding sequence ATGAAAAAGTCAATATGTATCGTCTTTGTATTAATTTCCGGCTTATTATTCGGAAATACAACTATGCGTGAAATGAAACAAAATAAGGAATTACAAACAATAACATTAGGAGCAGGGTGTTTTTGGTGTGTTGAAGCAATTTTTCAGGAACTAAAAGGAGTTGATAAAGTTGTATCGGGCTACATGGGAGGTAAAGAAGAATCAACCTATGAGCAGGTTTGCTCAGGACAAACAGGACATGCCGAAGTTTGTCAAATTTCATATGATCCAACTGTAATTAGCTTTAAAGAACTTCTTGAAGTCTTTTGGCAAGTTCACGACCCAACTACCTTAAACCGACAAGGTGCTGATGTGGGTTCACAATATCGTTCAGTCGTTTTTTACAATAACGACGAGCAAAAAAATATTGCAGAGACTCTTAAGAAGAGATTAAACGAATCTGGAGCTTGGGATAATCCGGTAATCACAGAGGTATCGCCTTCGTCAATCTTTTATCCGGCAGAAAATTATCACCAGGATTATTTTAATAATAACTCAAATCAGCCCTACTGTTCGTTTGTTATTAAACCGAAACAGGAAAAATTCAAAAAAGCCTTTAAAGATAAATTGAAACAGGAATAA